In Fusobacterium sp. SYSU M8D902, the genomic window TCACTGTTTTAAAAGATTAATAAAAAAAATAATATTCTTAAAATTCTTACTTGAAAAAATATGAAAAGTATGATAGAATAGCAAAGATATATGTAGAAAGTAAGGAGGAATAGTGATGAGATATTTCATAGATAAATTTAAAAAAGTATACTCTATTTCTGTTTTATTTTCTAATTATTTTATATTTTTTAAAAATTATATTGTAAACATAGATATTAAAGGAATGAACGCTGTTTTTTAAACAGCTACATTCCTTTTTTTATGCTTGTCTAATTTAAACAGGAGGGAGTAGAAATGAAGGATTTCATATCTATTAAAGATTTAACAAAAGAGGAAATATTAGAGGTACTAGAAGTTGCTAATGAACTTTCACAAAAAGCAGAACCAGAGTTAGCTAAAGGGAAGATTGTAGGAAGCCTTTTCTTTGAACCTTCAACTAGAACTAGATTATCTTTTACATCAGCAGCATATAGATTGGGAGCTCAAGTGTTAGGATTTGATTCTCCAGATGCTACTTCACTAAAAAAAGGTGAATCGCTGAGAGATACAGTTAAAATGGTAGAAGCTTATTCAGATATAATTGTGATGAGACACCATATAGAAGGGGCAGCAAAATTTGCTTCTGAAGTTTCTAAAAATCCTGTTATAAATGCTGGAGATGGATCAAATGAGCATCCAAGTCAGACACTTTTAGACTTATTTACAATAAAAAAAGAGTTGGGAAGAATAGAAAATATTAAGATCGCCTTTGTTGGAGATTTAAAATATGGAAGAACAGTACACTCTTTAACAAAAGCCTTGGAGATGTTCAATGGTGAGTTCTACTTTGTGGCACCAGAATCTATACAGATTCCTGAATATATTACAAAGGAGCTAGATCAGAAGGGAATGAAATATCATATCTGCTCTGAATATGAAGAAGTTTTAAATGAGATAGATGTACTATATATGACTAGAATTCAAAAAGAGAGATTTGATGATATAGAGGAGTATAACAAAGTAAGTGGAGTATATAAAATATCAAGAGATACAATTTTAAATAAGTGCCAAGAGCATATGATAATACTTCATCCACTTCCTAGAGTTGACGAGATCAACATTGATTTAGATGATACAAAACACGCTCTATATTTTAAACAAGCTGCAAATGGTGTTCCTACAAGAGAGGCTATGTATGCTTTAGCAATGGGATTAAAAGAGTCAAAAGCTCCTACTAAAGAGAGCGAAGATGAGATAGAAGAGCACTTTTTATCTGTTTGTAAAAATCCTAAGTGTGTAACACATTTTGAAGAGACAGGAAATAAAGTAGTAGTTAAGGATTTTGGAAAGTTCTGTTACTACTGTGGAAAAGAGATAAAATAATTAATTAATTTATATATAAATATTGGGAGGAGAAATGTTTTTAGAAAATTGTGAAATTTTAGAAAATAGATTAGTTGCTGGACATAACTATCTTATGAGAGTTAGAGGGGACAAGACAATTGATCCAGCAAAAGCAGGACAGTTTTATATGTTACAATGTAAAAATGGATTTTATTTTTTAAAAAGACCAATAAGTTTACACTATGTTGACAAGGAAAAAAGAGAGCTTGAGTTCTATTATGAAGTAAAGGGTGGAGGAACAAAGGATCTAGCTTTTATGAAAGTTGGAGAGATAATAAATATTCAAGGTCCTTTAGGAACAGGATTTTCTACTGATATGAAAGATCAAGAGTTATTAGTAGTAGGTGGTGGAATGGGAATGGCTCCTATGAAATTACTTATTGAAGCCCTATCTAAGAGCAATAAAGTTACTTTTATAGCTGGTGGAAGAGATGGAGTTGCTATGGAGATAATGTCTAATTTCTCTTTAGATGGAATAGAGACTCATATTACAACAGATGATGGATCGGTTGGAACAAAGGGAAATGTAATAGTTAAGATGGAAGAACTGATGAAAGACAAGAAATTTGATATGGTATTTACTTGTGGACCTCAAAAAATGATGGAAGCTGTAGCTAAAACTGCTAAAAAATATAGCACAAAATGTGAGATATCATTAGAGGCTAGAATGGCTTGTGGAGTAAAAGCTTGTGTAGGTTGTTCTATAAAAACTAAAGTTGGAATGAAAAAGGTTTGTCATGATGGACCTGTATTTGATTCTGAAACTATTGTAGATTTTGATCCTGTTTTAGAAAAAACTGAAACTTGTTGTGGAAACTAATTTATTGGAGGAAAAGATGAACAGATTACAAACTAAATTTTTAGGTGTAGATTTTAAGAATCCTATAGTGACATCATCTGGTTGCTTTGGATTTGGACTTGAGTATAAAGAGTATTTTGATCCTAATATCCTTGGTGGGATAGGGATAAAAGGGCTTACTGTAGAGCCAAGAGATGGAAACTATGGAACTAGAATAGCTGAGACTCCTGCAGGAATGTTAAACTGTGTTGGATTAGAAAATCCAGGAATAGATTATTTTGAATCACATATTTTACCAGATATGAAAGCTAATGGAATTACAACTAATATAATTGCTAATATTAATGGAAAAACAGTGGAAGAGTATGTAGAGATAGCTAAAAGAGTTGATAAGATTCCAGAAATAGCTGTAGTTGAATTAAATATCTCTTGTCCAAATGTAAAAGATGGAGGGATGGCTTTTGGTGCTAATCCAGAGGTTGCAGCAAGAGTAACAAGAGAAGTAAGAAAAGTTACATCAAAACCATTAGTTGTAAAATTATCTCCAAATGTAACAGATATAGCAAGTATAGCTAAAATAGTAGAGGAAAATGGAGCAGATGCAGTTTCACTTATAAATACTCTACTAGGAATGGTAATAGATATTAGAACTAAAAAACCTGTATTGGGAAATACTTTTGGAGGATTCTCAGGTCCAGCAGTAAAACCAGTGGCAGTAAGAATGGTATATCAAGTATATAAAGCTGTAAATATTCCAATAATTGGTATGGGTGGAATCTCATGTGTAGAGGATGCTCTTGAGTTTATAATGGCAGGAGCTTCTATGGTATCAATAGGATCAGCAATATTCTCAAATCCTATGTTAGCTGTGGAGATTGAGCAGGGATTACAAAAATATTGTGAAGAGAATGGAATAGAAAATATAAATGAGTTAGTGGGAATAGCTCATAGATAGTGGTTATAGAATATAGATTAAGTAGTAAAAAGGAGATTGATTTATGTATACAGCAAAGGATAGAATGATAATAGCTTTAGATTTTCCAACAGCAGATCAAGCTAAAGAGTTAGTTGAGAAAATAGGAGAGGGAGCAACTTTTTATAAAGTTGGATTAGAACTTTTCTTAAACTCAAAGGGAGAGATAATAGAGTATCTTTCAGCTAAGGGAAAGAAGGTTTTCTTAGACCTTAAATTCCATGATATTCCAAATACGACAGCAATGGCATCTGTGTTTGCTGCTAAGCAAAATGTATTTATGTTCAATGTACATGCAAGTGGTGGAAAGAAAATGATGTCTAAAGTGGCTGAAGAGGTTAAGAAGGTAAATGAGGAGAACTTAGTAATAGGTGTAACAGTTCTTACAAGTTTATCAGCTGAAGATGTGGAAGAGACTTTCCAATCTAAATTATCATTGGCAGAGTTAGCTTTAAACTGGGCAAAATTAGTAAAAACATCTGGATTAGATGGAGTAGTATGTTCTCCTTGGGAAGCAAAACTTATAAAAGAGACTTGTGGAAAAGAGTTTAAAACTGTTTGTCCAGGAGTGAGACCTAAGTGGGCAGCAACTAATGATCAAGAGAGAATAATGACTCCAAAAGATGCAATAATAAATGGATGCGACTTCTTAGTGGTTGGAAGACCAATAACTAAAAATGAAGATCCAGCAAAAGCGGCAGAATTAATTGAGGCAGAAATCTTAGAAGGAATGAAAGAGGCAGGTCTATGTTAATAAAAAACTGTAGAATCTTAATTGATGGTAAGGAAGAAATTACAGATATATTGATAGCAGATGGAAAAATTATAGAGATAGCTCCTAATATTGTAGGAAATGTTGAAATACTAGATGCAGAGGGAAAACTTGTAATCCCGGGAATCATAGATGCTCATTGTCATATGAGAGATCCTGGACTTACTCAAAAAGAGGATTTTATGACTGGAAGTATGGCGTGTGCTAAGGGTGGAGTGACCACTTTTATTGATATGCCAAATACTGTTCCAGCAGTTATTACTTCAAAAATATTAAAGGATAAGAAAAATATGATGGTTGGAAAATCATATGTGGATTATGGGTTTAATTTTGGTGGAAGTAGAAATGATAACAGTGAAGAGATTAAAAAAATTGTTGATGAAGTAGCGTCAACAAAGATATTTTTAAATATGTCAACTGGAGATATGTTGATAACTGAAAATCAAACTATTGAAAACATATTTAAGGAATCAAAAATAGTATCAGTTCACGCAGAGGAAGAGATGGTAGCTAAAGCTCTTGAGCTTTGTGAAAAGTATGATAAGCCACTATACTTATGCCACCTATCTAAAGCTAGTGAAGCTAAGATGTTAAGGGAAGCAAAAGCAAGGGGATTAAAAGTGTTTGGAGAGGTAACACCACACCACCTTTTCTTAAATGAAGATGATGTAAAATCTAGTGAAAGAAATACAATGCTTTTAAGAATGAAGCCAGAGCTAAAGAGTAAAGAGGATAATGAGGAGCTATGGAGAGCATTGGCAGATGGAACTATTGATACAATAGGAACAGATCACGCACCGCACTTGATAGAGGAAAAATTAGCAAAATTGACTTTTGGTATACCTGGAATAGAAAACTCTCTTGAGATGATGCTAAGAGGTGTAGATGAAGGTAAGATAAGCTTAAAAAGATTGATTGAAGTTATGTGTGAAAATCCAGCTAAGATATTTAAGATAGAGAATAAAGGAAAAATAGAAGTTGGTTATGATGCTGACTTGGTTATAGTGGATAGAGAGGACAAATCACCTATAAAAGATGAAACAGTTATAAGTAAGGCGAGCTGGACTCCTTATGAATCATTTAATAAGGGTGGTAGCGTTTTTGCAACACTATTAAGAGGTCAAATAATATATTTAAATAAACAATTTTATGGAAAATATGGGAGGGAAATTAAGTATTATGAGTAGAGCAAAAGATGTAGCAAAATCATTATTAGGAACAGGAGCAGTAAAATTAAATGTAAAAGAGCCATTTACATTTGTATCAGGAATTAAAAGTCCTATTTATTGTGACAATAGAAAGATGATTGGATATCCAGTTGAAAGACAAGTAGTAGTTGATGAGTTTGTAAAAAAATTATCTGAGAAAGAGTTTGATGTAGTAGCAGGAACAGCTACAGCAGGAATTCCTTGGGCAGCATTTATAGCTATGGCTATGAATAAACCAATGAGTTATATAAGAGGAGAAAAGAAAGCTCACGGAGCAGGAAGACAGATTGAAGGAGCAGATTTCCAAGGTAAGAAAGTAATAGTTATTGAGGATTTAATCTCTACTGGTGGAAGTTCAATCAAAGCTGTTGAAGCTGCAAGAAATGAGGGAGCATCAGAGGTAGAAGTAGTTTCTATATTCTCTTATGAATTTGATAAAGCTTATAAAAACTTTGCAGAAAAAAATATTAAATGGGAATCTTTATCAAACTTTACAGCTTTATTAGAGTTAGCTAAAGAGGAGAACTATTTAACAGAGGAAGAGGTTGAAATAGCAGCTTCTTGGAATAAAAATACTGACACTTGGGGAAGATAGAAAATAAAATATTGACTTTTAGATAAAGTTATGATAATATCATACTGTAAAAGTTAATAATATCTTTCTTATATTGAAAGGGAGTAGTTGAAAATATAGTATCAACATCACGAAACCACGGGTTCTCTGGTACTGTATACCTAATGGGTAACAAGACTTTTAATATAGAGTTTTTGCTCTATATTAAAAGTCTTTTTTTATTAGAGAATGGATAAGGAAAATAGGAACAAAAAAGTAGAAGGAGGATTTATGAAAAATTATTTTTCAAAATCAAAAGATGAAATTTTTAAGGAGTTTCAAGTGACAGAGGATGGTCTTACAACAACAGAGGCTCAAGAGAGAATTAAAAAATATGGAAAAAATCAGTTGAATGAAGATGAAAAAGTGAGTAATCTTGTTGTTTTTTTATCACAGTTTAAGGATTTTTTAGTAATTATTCTTATCATAGCTTCAATTATTTCAGCAGTATCTGGTAATATAGAGAGTACAATTGTTATTTTAACAGTAATAGTAATCAATGCTATACTTGGAACAATTCAACATATTAAAGCTGAAGAATCTATAAATAGCTTGAAAAATCTCTCATCTCCTAAGACAAAGGTATTAAGAGATGGAGAAAAGAGAGAGCTTTCTTCAGAGGAGATAGTTCCTGGAGATATCATCTTTATAGAGGCTGGAGATCTAGTACCAGTTGATGGTAGAGTTATAGATAGTTTTTCACTCCTTGTTAATGAGAGTTCACTTACTGGAGAATCAGAGGGAATAGAGAAAAAAAGTGATGTGATTGTGGCAGATAATCTAGCTTTAGGGGATCAGAAAAATATGATATTTTCTGGAAGTTTGGTAAGTTATGGTAGAGGAGTAGTATTGGTAACTTCTACAGGTATGAATACTGAACTTGGAAAAATAGCTAAGTTATTGAAAGATACTAAAGAGAAGACAACACCACTTCAAGTTTCATTGGATAATTTTGGAAAAAAATTATCAATTGGAATTATTGTATTGTGTGGTTTGATTTTTATGATAAATCTATTCCATGGTGTAAATGTGTTAGATTCCTTGATGTTTGCTGTAGCTCTAGCAGTAGCAGCTATTCCAGAGGCTCTTAGTTCAATTGTAACTATAGTTCTTGCTATTGGTACACAGAAGCTTTCTAAAGAGAATGCAATTATAAAAAATTTAAAATCAGTAGAAGCCTTAGGTTGTGTAGGTGTTATATGTTCTGATAAAACAGGAACATTGACTCAAAATAAGATGACTGTAAAAAAAGTGTATGTAAATGGAAGAGTATTGGAAGAGAATGGTTTAGATTCAAAGAGAGAGACAGAAAATTTGGTATTGAAGGAGAGTATACTTTGTAATGATGCTACAAATGAGGTAGGAGATCCTACAGAGATAGCACTTATCAATTTAGCTGAAAATTATAATTTTAACTATAAAGAGTTAAAGGAAAGATATCCACGTATATCTGAGATTCCATTTGATTCAGATAGAAAACTTATGAGTACAGTTCATAAGATAGATGGAAAAATTGTTATGTTTACAAAGGGAGCATTAGATTCACTACTTCCAAGAGTAAACTCTATTATGCATGGAAATGAGATCAAAGAGATCAATGCAAATGACAAAAAAGAGATAGAAAATATAAATACTATGTTTGCTGAAACAGGTTTGAGAGTGCTAACTTATGCTTACAAGATATTAGACTCTGAAAAAGAGATAAGTCTAGAAGATGAAACAGGATATATATTTGTAGCTCTTATTGGAATGATAGATCCACCGAGATTAGAGTCTAAAGAAGCTGTAGAGAAGTGTATATTAGCTGGGATAAAACCAGTGATGATAACAGGAGATCACAAGGTTACTGCTAGAACAATAGCTAAAGAGATTGGAATATATAGAGATGGAGATAATGTTTTAGAAGGAATTGATGTTGAGAAGATGTCTGACGAGGAATTGAGAGAAAAAGTAGCTCAAACATCAGTTTATGCAAGGGTTTCTCCAGAGCATAAGATAAGAATTGTAACAGCTTGGCAATCTTTAGGAAAGATCTGTGCTATGACTGGTGATGGGGTAAATGATGCTCCAGCTCTAAAAAGAGCAGATATAGGAATTGCTATGGGAATTACTGGTACTGAAGTTTCAAAAGATGCAGCATCTATGATACTGGCTGACGATAATTTCTCAACAATAGTCAAGGCAATAACAACAGGAAGAAATATATATGCTAATATAAAAAATTCAATTAGATTTTTACTTTCTGGAAATACAGCAGCTATATTGGCAGTTATCTATGCATCGTTTGCAGGATTACCTGTAATCTTTGCTCCAGTACATCTATTGTTTATAAATTTACTTACTGATAGTCTACCAGCTATTGCTATTGGAATGGAACCCTCACAGGGAGAGGTATTGAAAGATAAACCAAGAGATCCTAAAGAGCCTATATTGACTCAGGGATTATCTATGAGAATTTTAGGAGAGGGATTTCTTATTGCTACTTGTGTTATCATTGGATTCTACTTTGGATTTGGAAGTATGAAAGATGCTTTAAAAGGTAGTACAATGGCTTTTGCTGTACTATGTCTAGCAAGATTATTCCATGGATTCAACTGTAGAGGAAATAGCTCAATATTTGGATTGGGATTGATGAGTAATCCATTCTCACTAATAGCTTTTGGAATAGGTTTTGTGCTACTGAATGGAGTTCTTATGTTAACTAGCTTACACTCTATATTTGAAGTTGCTCCTTTAGGAACAAATGATTTAATTCTAATCTATGTTCTTGCATTTATTCCAACACTTATAATTCAAGTATTAAAATATATAAAATATAGAAGATAAAATAATAAGAGGTCAGTTATAACAATTAACTGACCCCTTTATATTTACCACCAGTGGTGATGTCTTCCTAGTCTGTATCCACCATAGCCTACTCCACCTATTATGATAGTATCTATTAGGTTATCTCTTCTTCTTTCAGCTAAAGCTCTCTCATAGGCTAATTTCTTCTCATAATCTAGTTTTTCTCTCTCAAGTTTTAGTTTTTCTTCAGTGTAGTAAAGTTGTATCTCTTCTGGAGAGGGTAGATTTCTTTGAATCTCTTTTTCTCTATTTTCAGCTACTAATTTTTTGTATTGATTGTATTTTTCTACCTTATCTTCAACACTCTTATCATTGGAAAATGACAAAACTGTTAAGGTCAAAAATAAGATTTTTATTATAAGCTTTCTTATATCACTCACCTCCTATTAAAAACCTATTTGTAAGTTGAAAACCTCTTGATTTCTCAAAATTTTCTCTATTAATTCATCTTTTCTATTGGAACCATTGAAAGAAACATTGAGTTTTTTACATAAAATTCTTAAATCTCTAAAAGTTAAATTTTCTAGATCCTCTTTTGTAAACTTCTCATTCTCTCTTTCCTCTTTAAAAATTCTTTCATAAGAGAGCTCTGATACTGTCTTTTCACTCATCATCAATTCAAGTATCTTTTCTAAATTAGGCTTATAAAAAGTTTTATCATTACCATCTATTCTTTTTATTTCAAAAAGTTTTTTCTCCAATCCAGATTTTTTAATTTTTGATAGTTTTGCTGCCTCTAGTCCTGCATACAGACATATATCAGTATCTGTTAAATTGAAATATCCATCTTCTGTAAGCTCATCTTTTTCCTCTCTGCTCAGAGATTTTTCTATTAGATAGGTAACTAGAGAACAAAGCTCTACTCCTAATATAGCTAATAGTTTCTTATTAAATCTATAAGTATCTCCACCATTTAATATATAAAAAAGATTGTCATATTTTATCATAGTACCACCTCATTTTATATATTATAACATATTATTAAGTTAAAATATATAAAAAAAGAAACTATCAAGATCTGATAGTTTCTCAAATTTTAATGATTATAGTGTCATTCCACCAGTTACTTCTATAACTTGACCAGTTATATATGAAGATTCGTCACTTGCTAAGAAAAGAGCTGCATTAGCTATATCATCAACAGTTCCTAATCTACCTAATGGAGTTCTCTCTAACATTTTAGCCACTACATCTTCAGGTAGGGCATCTGTCATAGCACTTGAAATAAATCCAGGAGCTATACAGTTAGCTCTTACTTGAGCTCCCTTTCTAGTTAACTCTTTTGCCCAAGATTTACTCATAGATATTACTCCACCCTTAGTAGCAGCATAGTTAGTTTGACAAGCGTTTCCATAAACACCTACAACAGAAGATAGAGTAATTATAGAACCAGCTTTATTTTTTGTCATTACAGGTGCTACTGCTTGAGTCATATTGAATACACCTTTTAGGTTAACATCAATAACAGCATCCCATTGGTCCTCAGACATTCTTATTAAGAAGTTATCTTTAGTAATTCCAGCATTGTTAACAAGAATATCAATCTTACCATATTCAGCTACGATTTTTTTAACAAAATCCTTTATAGAATCTCTATCTGTAACATTTAAAATTTCGTGTCTAACATTTTCTTGAGCATATTCAGCAGGGCCCATATCACAAGAGATTACCATTAAAGCTCCCTCTCCTGCAAATTTTTCAACTATTGCTCTTCCTATACCTCTAGCACTACCAGTAACTAGAGCAACTTTACCTTTTAGTCTATCCACTATAAGTCCTCCTTGATTTTCTTCTCATCTTATCTTACATATGTAATTTAAAAAATTACTTTACTAATTATAACATATTAGAGTTGAATTTGGCAATTTTTTTATGAAGTTTATTATAAATAATATGAAAAATTATTTAACAATATGTGAATGAATCCCTGTAAATTTATCTTTATGTGAATGATCTAAGCCCACTCCATCAATATGGTAGTGGCTTGTCATATAAGAGATCTGTATTTTACCATTTACGGGATTTTTTCCAATATAAGAATCTATACCAAAAATAGTTTTTAAATTACTTTTGGTTAGGATATCTTCAGGAATACCTTCATCTACTACTTTACCATCTTTCATTACAAAGATATAATCACAAAAAATAGCTGCCAAATTGAGATCGTGTAAGGCAGAGATAACTGTTATATCCAGATGTTTTATCATATGTAGAAGTTGTAGTTGAAAGCCTATATCCAAATGGTTGGTAGGTTCATCTAGTATTAAAATAGGTGTGTTTTGTGCCAAAGCTCTAGCTATTAATACCCTTTGTTTCTCTCCACCACTGAGATCTTTAAAATATCTTCCAATATGCTTTTTCATCCCTGTTCTTTCTAACATTTTAATTGCAATATCCCTATCCTCTTGTGAATAGGATTCAAAGATATTTTTATATGGATACCTACCCATTTCCACTATCTGTTCTATTGTAAAATCAAATTGACTACTATCTTCTTGGGCTAGAACTGCTATTTTTTTAGCTCGATCTCTCTTACTAATTTTTTTTATATCTTGCCCCTCGATCAAAATGCTACCTGAACTGGGGGAAAGGACACCATAGATATTTTTTAATAAAGTTGATTTTCCAGCACCATTGGGACCTATTATTCCTATAAATTTTTTATTTGGAAATTTTAGAGTAAGATTATCTAAGATCAGTTTTCCCTTTGTTTTATAAGATAAATTTTTTATTTCTAGCACTATTTTTCACCACCAAAAGAGTA contains:
- the pyrB gene encoding aspartate carbamoyltransferase, coding for MKDFISIKDLTKEEILEVLEVANELSQKAEPELAKGKIVGSLFFEPSTRTRLSFTSAAYRLGAQVLGFDSPDATSLKKGESLRDTVKMVEAYSDIIVMRHHIEGAAKFASEVSKNPVINAGDGSNEHPSQTLLDLFTIKKELGRIENIKIAFVGDLKYGRTVHSLTKALEMFNGEFYFVAPESIQIPEYITKELDQKGMKYHICSEYEEVLNEIDVLYMTRIQKERFDDIEEYNKVSGVYKISRDTILNKCQEHMIILHPLPRVDEINIDLDDTKHALYFKQAANGVPTREAMYALAMGLKESKAPTKESEDEIEEHFLSVCKNPKCVTHFEETGNKVVVKDFGKFCYYCGKEIK
- a CDS encoding dihydroorotate dehydrogenase electron transfer subunit encodes the protein MFLENCEILENRLVAGHNYLMRVRGDKTIDPAKAGQFYMLQCKNGFYFLKRPISLHYVDKEKRELEFYYEVKGGGTKDLAFMKVGEIINIQGPLGTGFSTDMKDQELLVVGGGMGMAPMKLLIEALSKSNKVTFIAGGRDGVAMEIMSNFSLDGIETHITTDDGSVGTKGNVIVKMEELMKDKKFDMVFTCGPQKMMEAVAKTAKKYSTKCEISLEARMACGVKACVGCSIKTKVGMKKVCHDGPVFDSETIVDFDPVLEKTETCCGN
- a CDS encoding dihydroorotate dehydrogenase, with product MNRLQTKFLGVDFKNPIVTSSGCFGFGLEYKEYFDPNILGGIGIKGLTVEPRDGNYGTRIAETPAGMLNCVGLENPGIDYFESHILPDMKANGITTNIIANINGKTVEEYVEIAKRVDKIPEIAVVELNISCPNVKDGGMAFGANPEVAARVTREVRKVTSKPLVVKLSPNVTDIASIAKIVEENGADAVSLINTLLGMVIDIRTKKPVLGNTFGGFSGPAVKPVAVRMVYQVYKAVNIPIIGMGGISCVEDALEFIMAGASMVSIGSAIFSNPMLAVEIEQGLQKYCEENGIENINELVGIAHR
- the pyrF gene encoding orotidine-5'-phosphate decarboxylase codes for the protein MYTAKDRMIIALDFPTADQAKELVEKIGEGATFYKVGLELFLNSKGEIIEYLSAKGKKVFLDLKFHDIPNTTAMASVFAAKQNVFMFNVHASGGKKMMSKVAEEVKKVNEENLVIGVTVLTSLSAEDVEETFQSKLSLAELALNWAKLVKTSGLDGVVCSPWEAKLIKETCGKEFKTVCPGVRPKWAATNDQERIMTPKDAIINGCDFLVVGRPITKNEDPAKAAELIEAEILEGMKEAGLC
- a CDS encoding dihydroorotase family protein, coding for MLIKNCRILIDGKEEITDILIADGKIIEIAPNIVGNVEILDAEGKLVIPGIIDAHCHMRDPGLTQKEDFMTGSMACAKGGVTTFIDMPNTVPAVITSKILKDKKNMMVGKSYVDYGFNFGGSRNDNSEEIKKIVDEVASTKIFLNMSTGDMLITENQTIENIFKESKIVSVHAEEEMVAKALELCEKYDKPLYLCHLSKASEAKMLREAKARGLKVFGEVTPHHLFLNEDDVKSSERNTMLLRMKPELKSKEDNEELWRALADGTIDTIGTDHAPHLIEEKLAKLTFGIPGIENSLEMMLRGVDEGKISLKRLIEVMCENPAKIFKIENKGKIEVGYDADLVIVDREDKSPIKDETVISKASWTPYESFNKGGSVFATLLRGQIIYLNKQFYGKYGREIKYYE
- the pyrE gene encoding orotate phosphoribosyltransferase translates to MSRAKDVAKSLLGTGAVKLNVKEPFTFVSGIKSPIYCDNRKMIGYPVERQVVVDEFVKKLSEKEFDVVAGTATAGIPWAAFIAMAMNKPMSYIRGEKKAHGAGRQIEGADFQGKKVIVIEDLISTGGSSIKAVEAARNEGASEVEVVSIFSYEFDKAYKNFAEKNIKWESLSNFTALLELAKEENYLTEEEVEIAASWNKNTDTWGR
- a CDS encoding cation-translocating P-type ATPase, with translation MKNYFSKSKDEIFKEFQVTEDGLTTTEAQERIKKYGKNQLNEDEKVSNLVVFLSQFKDFLVIILIIASIISAVSGNIESTIVILTVIVINAILGTIQHIKAEESINSLKNLSSPKTKVLRDGEKRELSSEEIVPGDIIFIEAGDLVPVDGRVIDSFSLLVNESSLTGESEGIEKKSDVIVADNLALGDQKNMIFSGSLVSYGRGVVLVTSTGMNTELGKIAKLLKDTKEKTTPLQVSLDNFGKKLSIGIIVLCGLIFMINLFHGVNVLDSLMFAVALAVAAIPEALSSIVTIVLAIGTQKLSKENAIIKNLKSVEALGCVGVICSDKTGTLTQNKMTVKKVYVNGRVLEENGLDSKRETENLVLKESILCNDATNEVGDPTEIALINLAENYNFNYKELKERYPRISEIPFDSDRKLMSTVHKIDGKIVMFTKGALDSLLPRVNSIMHGNEIKEINANDKKEIENINTMFAETGLRVLTYAYKILDSEKEISLEDETGYIFVALIGMIDPPRLESKEAVEKCILAGIKPVMITGDHKVTARTIAKEIGIYRDGDNVLEGIDVEKMSDEELREKVAQTSVYARVSPEHKIRIVTAWQSLGKICAMTGDGVNDAPALKRADIGIAMGITGTEVSKDAASMILADDNFSTIVKAITTGRNIYANIKNSIRFLLSGNTAAILAVIYASFAGLPVIFAPVHLLFINLLTDSLPAIAIGMEPSQGEVLKDKPRDPKEPILTQGLSMRILGEGFLIATCVIIGFYFGFGSMKDALKGSTMAFAVLCLARLFHGFNCRGNSSIFGLGLMSNPFSLIAFGIGFVLLNGVLMLTSLHSIFEVAPLGTNDLILIYVLAFIPTLIIQVLKYIKYRR
- a CDS encoding Rho termination factor N-terminal domain-containing protein; its protein translation is MIKYDNLFYILNGGDTYRFNKKLLAILGVELCSLVTYLIEKSLSREEKDELTEDGYFNLTDTDICLYAGLEAAKLSKIKKSGLEKKLFEIKRIDGNDKTFYKPNLEKILELMMSEKTVSELSYERIFKEERENEKFTKEDLENLTFRDLRILCKKLNVSFNGSNRKDELIEKILRNQEVFNLQIGF
- the fabG gene encoding 3-oxoacyl-[acyl-carrier-protein] reductase — protein: MDRLKGKVALVTGSARGIGRAIVEKFAGEGALMVISCDMGPAEYAQENVRHEILNVTDRDSIKDFVKKIVAEYGKIDILVNNAGITKDNFLIRMSEDQWDAVIDVNLKGVFNMTQAVAPVMTKNKAGSIITLSSVVGVYGNACQTNYAATKGGVISMSKSWAKELTRKGAQVRANCIAPGFISSAMTDALPEDVVAKMLERTPLGRLGTVDDIANAALFLASDESSYITGQVIEVTGGMTL
- a CDS encoding ABC transporter ATP-binding protein, whose amino-acid sequence is MLEIKNLSYKTKGKLILDNLTLKFPNKKFIGIIGPNGAGKSTLLKNIYGVLSPSSGSILIEGQDIKKISKRDRAKKIAVLAQEDSSQFDFTIEQIVEMGRYPYKNIFESYSQEDRDIAIKMLERTGMKKHIGRYFKDLSGGEKQRVLIARALAQNTPILILDEPTNHLDIGFQLQLLHMIKHLDITVISALHDLNLAAIFCDYIFVMKDGKVVDEGIPEDILTKSNLKTIFGIDSYIGKNPVNGKIQISYMTSHYHIDGVGLDHSHKDKFTGIHSHIVK